A region of Veillonellaceae bacterium DNA encodes the following proteins:
- a CDS encoding LysE family translocator, which yields MDLANYLSFLGAAILLTLAPGPDNMYILTKSLSAGPRQGVTLAMGLATGPLWHTLLVMAGVAAFIQSSPAAFMVLKYCGAAYLLYLSYGAFRSKGASIKAGDVVDKSESFALYKRGFLMNASNPKVLLFFLAILPQFVQPNGFLSPSLQIGLLGLTFSIQAAILFSIAAICAGQLKDTLIRHESFPLIMSRVEGTLLLLIAIGLMFL from the coding sequence ATGGATTTAGCGAATTACTTGTCTTTCCTTGGCGCGGCGATCCTGCTGACGCTGGCTCCGGGGCCGGATAATATGTACATCCTGACGAAGAGTCTTTCGGCAGGGCCCAGGCAGGGTGTGACGCTGGCGATGGGGCTGGCGACGGGTCCTCTCTGGCATACGCTTCTTGTCATGGCAGGTGTGGCGGCTTTCATCCAGAGTTCGCCGGCGGCTTTCATGGTCTTGAAATACTGCGGCGCGGCTTACCTCCTCTATCTCTCCTACGGCGCTTTCCGTTCGAAGGGTGCTTCGATCAAGGCGGGCGACGTGGTGGACAAGTCGGAGAGCTTTGCGCTCTACAAGAGGGGTTTCCTCATGAATGCGTCGAATCCGAAGGTGCTTCTTTTCTTCCTCGCGATTCTTCCGCAGTTCGTCCAGCCGAATGGGTTCCTCTCCCCCAGTCTTCAGATCGGTCTTCTGGGGCTGACGTTCTCCATCCAGGCAGCCATCCTCTTCTCGATCGCCGCCATCTGCGCCGGCCAGCTAAAGGATACCCTCATCCGTCATGAGAGCTTCCCGCTCATCATGAGCCGCGTGGAGGGCACGCTTCTCCTCCTGATCGCCATCGGGCTGATGTTCCTGTAA
- a CDS encoding GNAT family N-acetyltransferase → MEITNASIEDIDRIEEIATAAFKSTVYYAKPILTAHVEHFPQGFLLAREGKEILGFICGLGARETSIQGWMYEKKARPEENPTTFMGLYLAIDPKYQGKGIGTKLLKQAEHLSATLGCTRLTLICEDHLVPLYKKLGYKLDGINALKYGNKTWYDMSIQTKK, encoded by the coding sequence ATGGAAATCACAAACGCATCCATAGAAGACATTGACCGCATCGAAGAAATCGCAACCGCGGCATTCAAAAGCACAGTCTACTACGCCAAGCCCATCCTCACCGCCCACGTAGAACACTTCCCGCAAGGCTTCCTCCTTGCCAGAGAAGGGAAAGAAATCCTCGGCTTCATCTGCGGCCTTGGCGCCAGAGAAACATCCATACAGGGCTGGATGTACGAAAAGAAAGCCCGCCCCGAAGAAAATCCCACCACCTTCATGGGTCTCTACCTCGCCATCGATCCCAAGTATCAGGGAAAAGGCATAGGCACCAAGCTCCTGAAGCAAGCCGAACACCTCTCGGCCACCCTGGGCTGCACACGCCTCACACTTATCTGCGAAGACCACCTCGTCCCGCTGTATAAGAAACTAGGCTACAAACTAGACGGCATCAACGCCCTCAAATACGGCAACAAAACCTGGTACGACATGTCCATACAAACAAAAAAATAA
- a CDS encoding RidA family protein — MKTIETKHAPAALGPYSQAKKVGNLVFLSGQIGINPETGKLAEGLEAQAEQVCANIEAVLKKAGADMEAVVKTTCFLTDMENFAAFNEIYGKHFISKPARSCVSVLALPAGALCEVEVIAHVK, encoded by the coding sequence ATGAAGACTATTGAAACGAAGCATGCTCCGGCTGCTCTGGGGCCTTATTCTCAGGCTAAGAAGGTCGGAAATCTTGTATTTTTATCCGGTCAGATCGGAATCAATCCGGAAACGGGAAAGCTTGCTGAGGGTCTGGAGGCTCAGGCTGAGCAGGTTTGCGCAAATATCGAGGCTGTGTTGAAGAAGGCTGGCGCAGATATGGAAGCTGTCGTGAAGACGACTTGTTTCCTGACGGATATGGAAAATTTCGCAGCTTTCAATGAAATTTACGGGAAGCATTTCATCAGCAAGCCCGCCAGAAGCTGTGTGTCTGTCCTGGCTCTCCCTGCTGGGGCGCTTTGTGAAGTGGAAGTCATCGCTCACGTCAAATAA
- a CDS encoding SIMPL domain-containing protein (The SIMPL domain is named for its presence in mouse protein SIMPL (signalling molecule that associates with mouse pelle-like kinase). Bacterial member BP26, from Brucella, was shown to assemble into a channel-like structure, while YggE from E. coli has been associated with resistance to oxidative stress.), with amino-acid sequence MKKKWLALAAASLLVFSTMTAQAEEPARRSITVSGSGQVTAKSDIATLHISVQTESANSKAAVRENANTMTAVRNAVIAAGADASKIETQNYSVYPQQNYDNKGRKTDLKYICNNTMNVTVTNIARTGEVMDAAINAGATRLDSVDFGVSDTQKFKDASLRAAALDAKNKANILASALGRTVVNVISVNEDSVNVVPYRLMSFKAAAARDNVETTTPVDPGDSKMESHVTVVFEIA; translated from the coding sequence ATGAAAAAGAAATGGCTGGCCCTTGCGGCCGCAAGTCTTCTCGTATTCTCTACCATGACAGCGCAGGCAGAAGAACCTGCCAGAAGAAGCATCACCGTTTCCGGATCGGGACAAGTGACCGCCAAGAGCGACATTGCCACCCTTCATATTTCCGTACAGACAGAATCTGCCAACAGCAAAGCTGCCGTCCGTGAAAATGCGAACACGATGACCGCCGTCAGAAACGCCGTCATTGCAGCAGGCGCCGACGCTTCCAAGATCGAAACACAGAACTACAGCGTCTATCCGCAGCAGAACTACGACAACAAGGGAAGAAAAACCGACCTGAAATACATCTGCAACAACACCATGAACGTCACCGTCACCAACATTGCAAGGACAGGTGAAGTCATGGATGCAGCCATCAATGCAGGCGCCACCCGCCTCGACTCCGTCGACTTCGGTGTGAGCGATACACAGAAATTCAAGGACGCATCCTTAAGAGCCGCTGCCCTTGATGCCAAAAATAAAGCCAACATCCTGGCATCAGCCCTCGGACGTACCGTCGTGAACGTCATCTCCGTCAACGAAGACAGCGTGAACGTCGTCCCGTACCGCCTGATGTCTTTCAAAGCCGCCGCTGCCCGCGACAACGTGGAAACGACGACACCCGTAGACCCCGGTGATTCCAAAATGGAAAGCCACGTCACCGTCGTCTTTGAAATTGCCTGA
- a CDS encoding DUF3298 domain-containing protein, which produces MKKLEIGLMAALLLFPAIGTAEAYTAETLKQAQGPAIVSESYKDGTMEVRKAVSKDANLLRRARINSAIDTEIDRFASYVAKANQRTGGGTKGWINYKEGMVGENDPYTSLLLFESVYYYHAAHPLTYAKGLTFDQMGHKVTFEDLKKKMPNLTLEELRRQTALQAEANHLFLFKDYKINKFPETFYIDKNNHLYFVFQQYAIAPYAAGFIVIDMGEVPEK; this is translated from the coding sequence ATGAAGAAATTGGAAATCGGCCTTATGGCTGCCCTGCTCCTGTTTCCAGCCATTGGCACCGCTGAAGCGTACACCGCCGAGACACTGAAACAGGCGCAAGGCCCTGCCATTGTTTCTGAATCCTACAAAGACGGCACCATGGAAGTGCGCAAAGCCGTCTCGAAAGACGCAAATCTCCTTCGCCGCGCAAGAATCAACAGCGCCATCGATACAGAAATCGACCGCTTTGCCAGCTATGTGGCAAAAGCCAATCAGCGCACCGGAGGCGGCACAAAGGGATGGATCAACTACAAAGAAGGTATGGTTGGAGAAAACGATCCGTACACCAGCCTTCTCCTCTTCGAATCCGTTTACTATTACCATGCGGCGCATCCCCTGACCTATGCCAAGGGACTGACCTTCGACCAGATGGGACATAAAGTCACCTTCGAAGACCTCAAGAAGAAAATGCCGAACCTCACCCTGGAAGAACTCCGCCGCCAGACCGCCCTTCAGGCAGAGGCCAACCACCTCTTCCTCTTCAAGGACTACAAGATCAACAAATTCCCGGAAACCTTCTACATCGACAAAAACAATCACCTCTACTTCGTCTTCCAGCAATACGCCATCGCTCCCTATGCCGCAGGCTTCATCGTCATAGACATGGGCGAAGTCCCGGAGAAATAA